The Bacillus sp. FJAT-27916 genomic interval ACAAATCACGAACACGTGATGCACCGACACCGACGAACATCTCAACGAAGTCAGAACCACTGATAGAGAAGAACGGCACGCCGGCTTCTCCAGCCACTGCACGTGCAAGCAAGGTTTTACCAGTCCCTGGAGGTCCAACTAACAGGACACCCTTCGGAATTCTTGCACCGAGCTCTGCGAATTTACGAGGGTCTTTCAAGAACTCAACGACTTCGACAAGCTCCTGCTTTTCTTCGTCTGCTCCTGCCACATCTTTGAAACGAACCTTTTTCTTTTCTTCGCTGTACAGCTTAGCTTTGCTTTTGCCGAAGTTCATTACTCGGCTTCCGCCGCCTTGTGCATTATTCAACAAGAAGAAGAATAGCAGCAAGATGATAACAAACGGAATCATAGAAGTAAGGAATGTTACCCATGCGCTTGTTTGTTCGGCACCTTTCACATTAGTAGCGATGTTTTGGTCATCAATCAGATCAGTGACTTTCCCTGCCTGCTCTGAAAGAATGTATGTTACATAAAACTCATCTTCCTTAGCGTCTTTTTCTTGGCCTGTTACTGCATATACACCATTTTCCACCTGCAAGTCGGCAGATTTGATCTCACCAGCTTCGAGTTTGTTTATGAACTCAGTATTTGACATTTGTGTGGTAGGCTCGGAGTTCTGGTTAAACACACTCACGACACCTATGATCGCCACAAAAATAAGTAAGTAAAATATGGTATTTTTAAATATACGGTTCATCCCTAACCTCCTCCCAAAGGAAACTAAATAGTATTTGGCTATAGTGCATTTAGGTACTTATTTATTTTATATAAATATAATAGACCCGTCTATTTTGCTGAAATAAAACGTGTTCTAATCATTTATATCCCTAAATTTATGCTTCATAAACTTCTCTTTTAAGCACTCCAACATATGGAAGGTTACGATATTTCTCGATGTAATCCAATCCATAGCCGACAACGAATTCATTCGGCACATCGAAGCATGCATAATCTGCTGTGATGTCAGCTTTACGGCCGGACGGCTTATCAAGCAAAGTAACAAGCTTGATTGATTTAGCCTTACGGTAGCGGAATAAGTCCACTAAATAGGATAAGGTCAAACCGCTGTCAATAATATCTTCAATAATAAGAAGGTCACGGCCTTCAACAGATGTATTTAAATCCTTGATAATCTTAACCTCACCGGATGAAACAGTTGAGTTTCCATAGCTGGAAACATCCATGAAGTCCATTTCCAGATAGCTATCCACATGCTTCAGCAAATCTGTCATAAATGGCATTGCGCCTTTTAACACGCCGATTACAAGCGGATTCTTATCCTTATATTCTTCTGTGAGCATTGCGCCCAACTCTTTGATTTTCCCTTGGATCTCCTCCTCGGAAATCAGTACCTTTTCTATGTCATTGTGGATTGTCATTCAGTTGTCCTCCTAGAAGAGCTTAATTCAGTATACTTTACCATGATATTTATAGCATTCGGCGAATATTCGGCACTTACCTGCTGCAAGCCCGGTATCCAGACGATGACTCCGTTCTTATCGGTGACAATCGGCCATGAATCACGTAAATGGATGGGAATTCTGCGTTCGACAAAAAGCTTCTTCAGCTTCTTATGTCCTGCAAATCCCTTCGGCTGATAGCGGTCTCCATCACGCCTGTTCCGTACAAGCAAGGGCAGTCTTTCCTTCGCAATCGTTATGGTACAGGCATCTGCTGATTCTTGAAGCATTTCTTCAGCAGCTCCGTCCCATAATGCTGTTTCAATCACATAACCATTCTCTAGCGTCGTCAGCCCAGGTATACAAAGTTCATTGGAAAAGGTCGAAACGGGCAGCTCGCCAAAATGGAAAAGCAACCGTTCGTAGGCCTTTGTCACTCGAAGGCCATGAGGCAACTGCAAGGAGATGGAAGGATGAGATTCCACAAGCAAGGATTGAATACTATCTATATGTACGGATGAAAACATATAAGGTTTCACTTGATAAAGATAGTTTAATATTAGTTGAATCACCCTTCTTTGTAAAGGTTTTGGCACTGCTGAAAGACGGGGGATTTCGACAATCCATTTGTCCTTATCCCGCTCTATACCAAGGGATTCAAATCTCTCCTGGGCAAGGCTTTGAAGATAATCCTCATCCTGCTCCACTTCCTCAGAGAAACGTTGAATATGATTCAATGCCTGTTCATTTTCCTGCTTAATGAGTGGCAATATGTATTTGCGGAACCGGTTCCTTGTATATAAATCCTTTTCATTGCTTGGGTCAAAACGGGGATTCAGGTTCATTCGTTCACAATAATCCATGATTTCCTGTCTTGTCACAGCAAGGAACGGCCGGATAATTTCTCCTCCGGCAAAAGACCTTTTTACAGGTATCCCCATTCTCGCTTTACCTGTACTCCCCCTGATTAAATTCATCAGGACCGTTTCGGCCTGGTCGTCTAGATGATGCGCCAGAACAAGCTTTTTCACCGAATATTCCTTCATTATAGCTTTATAATGCGCGTATCGACAATCCCGAGATGCCTGTTGGGGATTTTTTCCTGTCTGCTTAATATAATCCGGTACATTGACTCTCGTCCCTTTAAAGGGCAGATTCCATTTGGCACACATCTCCTCGACATATTGGTAGTCTTTATAA includes:
- the hpt gene encoding hypoxanthine phosphoribosyltransferase; this encodes MTIHNDIEKVLISEEEIQGKIKELGAMLTEEYKDKNPLVIGVLKGAMPFMTDLLKHVDSYLEMDFMDVSSYGNSTVSSGEVKIIKDLNTSVEGRDLLIIEDIIDSGLTLSYLVDLFRYRKAKSIKLVTLLDKPSGRKADITADYACFDVPNEFVVGYGLDYIEKYRNLPYVGVLKREVYEA
- the tilS gene encoding tRNA lysidine(34) synthetase TilS, producing the protein MLEKQVTAFIKQKRLIDPGDSCLVGVSGGPDSIALLAYMKELIPEYGLTIMVAHVDHMFRGEESYKDYQYVEEMCAKWNLPFKGTRVNVPDYIKQTGKNPQQASRDCRYAHYKAIMKEYSVKKLVLAHHLDDQAETVLMNLIRGSTGKARMGIPVKRSFAGGEIIRPFLAVTRQEIMDYCERMNLNPRFDPSNEKDLYTRNRFRKYILPLIKQENEQALNHIQRFSEEVEQDEDYLQSLAQERFESLGIERDKDKWIVEIPRLSAVPKPLQRRVIQLILNYLYQVKPYMFSSVHIDSIQSLLVESHPSISLQLPHGLRVTKAYERLLFHFGELPVSTFSNELCIPGLTTLENGYVIETALWDGAAEEMLQESADACTITIAKERLPLLVRNRRDGDRYQPKGFAGHKKLKKLFVERRIPIHLRDSWPIVTDKNGVIVWIPGLQQVSAEYSPNAINIMVKYTELSSSRRTTE